A window from Salminus brasiliensis chromosome 7, fSalBra1.hap2, whole genome shotgun sequence encodes these proteins:
- the cyp27c1 gene encoding cytochrome P450 27C1 — translation MALFGSVLNAALLLRAGSSTRFLLPVSALHGSSSSRSLDAAATATATTTATAAAADHPGLSEELVEGRRVKSLREMPGPSAMGNLIEFFCRDGFSRIHEIQLEHSQKYGKIFKSRFGPQLVVSIADRDLVAQVLRAEGETPQRGNMESWKEYRDLRGRSTGLISAEADEWLNMRSVLRQLIMRPRDVAVFSDDVNEVVADLVDKVRRLRCQQPDGLTVFNINDLFFKYAMEGVASILYETRLGCLEDEIPKMSQEYIRALHLMFSSFKTTMYAGAIPKWLRPVLPKPWEEFCSSWDGLFKFSQIHVDKRLTDIKRKVDQGEEVKGGLLTHLLVTKEMNLEEIYANMTEMLLAGVDTTSFTLSWSTYLLARHPTVQQQIYEEITHVLGGRVPTADDVSQLPLIRGLVKETLRLFPVLPGNGRVTQDDLVVGGYFIPKGTQLALCHYSTSMDEENFPRAEEFRPDRWLRKDASDRVDNFGSIPFGYGIRSCIGRRIAELEMHLALTQLLQKFHIQVSPLTGDIRAKTHGLLCPGAPINLKFVDRV, via the exons ATGGCTCTGTTCGGCTCAGTGCTGAACGCTGCTCTGCTGCTCCGAGCTGGGAGCTCCACTCGGTTCCTCCTGCCGGTCTCTGCGCTTCACGGCTCGTCCAGTAGCCGCTCTCTGGATGCCGCAGCCACCGCCACCGCCACCACCACTGCCACCGCCGCAGCGGCAGACCATCCCGGTCTCTCCGAGGAGCTCGTGGAGGGTCGCCGGGTCAAGAGCCTGCGGGAGATGCCCGGACCCAGCGCCATGGGCAACCTCATCGAGTTCTTCTGCCGAGACGGGTTCAGTCGCATCCACGAGATCCAG cTGGAGCACAGTCAGAAATATGGGAAGATCTTTAAGTCGCGCTTCGGGCCGCAGCTGGTCGTGTCGATTGCAGACCGTGACCTGGTGGCGCAGGTGCTGAGGGCAGAGGGCGAGACCCCTCAGAGAGGAAACATGGAGTCCTGGAAAGAGTACAGAGACCTGAGGGGGCGCTCCACTGGCCTCATCTCAGC TGAGGCTGATGAGTGGCTGAACATGCGCAGTGTGCTGCGTCAGCTGATCATGCGTCCACGCGACGTTGCAGTCTTCTCCGACGACGTCAACGAAGTTGTGGCTGATCTTGTGGACAAAGTGCGCAGACTGCGCTGCCAGCAGCCGGACGGGCTCACTGTCTTCAACATCAATGACCTGTTCTTCAAATATGCTATGGAAG GTGTGGCGTCCATCTTGTACGAGACTCGTCTGGGCTGCTTGGAAGATGAGATTCCCAAGATGAGTCAGGAATACATCAGAGCACTTCATCTCATGTTCAGCTCCTTCAAGACCACCATGTACGCTGGGGCCATCCCCAAGTGGCTGCGCCCGGTCTTGCCTAAACCTTGGGAGGAATTCTGCAGCTCCTGGGACGGTCTCTTTAAATTCA GCCAGATCCACGTTGACAAAAGGTTGACCGACATCAAAAGGAAGGTGGACCAGGGCGAGGAGGTGAAGGGTGGGCTGCTCACTCACTTGCTGGTCACTAAAGAGATGAACCTAGAAGAGATCTACGCCAACATGACTGAAATGCTCCTGGCTGGTGTGGACACG ACCTCCTTCACGTTATCATGGAGCACATACCTGCTGGCCAGGCATCCcacagtgcagcagcagatctATGAAGAAATCACCCATGTGCTGGGTGGGCGGGTCCCAACTGCTGATGACGTTTCTCAGCTGCCACTCATTAGAGGACTGGTCAAGGAAACCCTCAG ACTTTTCCCTGTTCTTCCTGGCAATGGTCGTGTCACCCAGGATGACCTCGTTGTGGGTGGTTACTTCATTCCTAAAGGG ACACAGTTGGCTCTTTGTCATTACTCAACCTCTATGGATGAGGAGAACTTCCCCCGCGCGGAGGAATTCCGCCCAGACCGCTGGCTCCGGAAAGATGCTTCAGATCGAGTGGACAACTTCGGTTCCATTCCGTTCGGCTACGGCATCCGGAGCTGCATTGGCAGGAGAATAGCAGAACTTGAGATGCACTTGGCTCTCACCCAG CTCCTTCAGAAGTTTCACATCCAGGTGTCTCCGCTCACAGGCGACATCCGGGCCAAAACCCATGGCCTGCTGTGTCCTGGCGCACCCATCAACCTCAAGTTTGTGGACCGTGTGTag